Below is a genomic region from Treponema sp. OMZ 798.
CCCTCACGGCAGCATCCGGCAGAGGAATACGCACCTTTATTGTAGAAGGAGAGGCTGTAAGGCGCGGATTTAAGTCTGTGAGGTTTTCCGTAAGCATTATTATGGAGATATCTTCCCGTGTAAAAGAAGGCTCATGAGACCACCTGTTTAGGGTAACAAGGCAGTACCTGTCGGTTTCATCCAAATTTCCTATCTCATCGGCCGGAATTATGGTTTCGGCATAGTCTACAATAAGCACAATCCTCAAATTTTTCCCGAAATTAAGCACAAAGTACCTTTCAAGGTATGAAAAAGCCTCTTCCGGATCGCGGGACAAAAAGGCCGCAGGAGGCACATCGGGATAGGTTCTGTGCATTGTTTCAAGATAGGATCTTTCCATGTCCGATGTACAAAAAGAAATTCCTCCGGATTTATCGTAATACACTATTATATCTTGATTTCCAAAAAGAACCTCGGAAATATAGTCCCTTATTTTTACAAATAAAAAATTATGCCCGTATTCGGTTATTTGGTGAGGCAAAAAATCTCTTATATTTCCGTGTACAAAGTAAAGGTTTGCAGTTTTTGAACAATATTTTCTGGAAAGTTCCTGAGCCCATTCAGGCAAAATATCTATGTAGGCACTATTTTCTTTAATCAGCTGTTTTCCTGCTGCCATAATCCCTCCCGCCTTACAATAACCATACAACAAAAAAAATAAAATTTCAAGAAGAAATTGATTGCAATTTATAATTGTATTTTTTTTCCGCTTTGATTGTTATTTTTTGTTTTTTGTGCTATAATTAGTTTAGCTTATGAGAAGTTGAGGAGGAAGTATGAAAAAGCTTTACTTAGTTTTAATATGCTTGAGTCTTGGATCTCTTGTTTTTGCTCAATCGGCAGAAAAAGTTGATGAGATTTTGCAGTCTAAGACTTTGACAAGAGGTCAAGCATGTTACCTAGTAGGAACGGCAATTGGAGAGGTTAAGGAAACCGATTCTTATCAAGCTGCATTTGATAAATTTAAAGGTCTTAAGATGTTTGAAAACAAAAAATATGATGAGCCGATTAGATTTGACGAATTTTCAAATTTAGCCTTACAATACTCTTCAATAAAACATGGGTTATGGTATGGAATTACAAAAAGTCCGCATTATGCTTTTAGGCAGCTTAAGATAATGAAGATAATACCGCAAAAAACGGTTCCGTCTTCAAATATCACACCCTTTGCGGCAATTAATCTACTGGCAAAAATAATGCCCAAAGCAGATAAATAAGGAGAAAGAAATGAAAAAAATACGAAGCCTTATATTTTTCTTTTTGATTATTTCGGTGAGTCTTTCAGCCTTTGAAGCAGGCGGAATTTTTAAAACCGGTGTTGGGCTTGATTTTAGCAAACAAACCACAAATCTAACCCATTTCGACAGTATATCTCTTTGGGCCAAACAAAACCTCGATAAACAAGGAAATTATAACTTTGCCGTTCAGTCTTCATATTTGCTGAATTTAAAAAAACCTATAAAACCTAAAAGTGAATTTGACGTCAACAATCACCTTATGCATATAGCGAACTTGGATATGCTAAAATTCAGCTTTCTGATTCCCATAGGCGATAACAGCCTGAATATTGATGCAGGAAGATACAATATATCGGATATTACGGCAAAGATTTTAAATCAAAATATTGATGGTGTTTATGTTTCATATGATATGCCTCGGTTTTCAATGTTTTTTAATCTTGGGTATACAGGTCTTGTAAATGCTTATGTAAACCCCACAACTGCAGTAGATATAAAGTCCATAACCGAAAAGGATACAAAAGTTTACAAGCTTTCACCTTCTTTTGTTCATATGTCCGCATTATTCAGACTGCCCTTCGCTTCGCTGCGCCACAAGGTAGACTTGGATTTAAGTTCCTTTATTGCAACAACGAATGCAAAATCGACAAATAACTATATATCCATATCTGTAAACGGACCTATAGTAAAAGGTCTTTTTTATAATGCATCAGGATCATCTTCAATTATAACAAGGAATAAGAGGGAGACGCAAACAGGCTTCTTTCTCTTAGGAGAGCTTAATTATTATTTTGAAAAGTATAGTTCAAAAATAGGTTTAAAAACCGAATTGTTTTCCGGAGGAAGGAAAGCATTTAAAACCTTTACGCTTTCAAATGCTTCAAATGTGAGGTTTATTGAAACAAGCGATCTATGGAAAACGGGATTAAATGGGAGCATAAAACCTATACCTGATCTATTCTTAAGTACCGAATTCAACATTATGACGTATGGAGAATCTAAACCAAGAGGAATAAAATTTCTAAGAGGTTTGGAATGGACAGCATTGGTCAAATACACAATACTTCAAGATATAGCTCTAAGCGGGGACCTAGGTATGTTCATAGGAAAAAATGGAAAGTTTGATGCCCGAGTAGGATTAAAGGGCATAATTTCTTTCTAAAGTTTTTATAGGAGAATAAAATGAAAAAGATTTTTATTGTTATCAGCCTTCTTTGTCTTACCTTTTCTCTTATGGCAATGGATGGCGAAGTAGTAGCCGTTAAAGGAAAGGCAGAAATAAAAAAAGGCGGAAAATGGATTCCTGCAAAAACAGGAAATAAAATTGAATCGGGAAGCATGATTTCTACAGGGTTTAAGTCCGAACTAACTTTAAAAATTGACGGTTCGGTTATTACGGTTAGGCCTATGACAAGACTTACAATTGAAGAAATAGCGAAAAAAAATGAAGCCGTTTCTTCGGAAGTTTATCTAAATGTAGGCTCCGTAAAGGCTGATGTAAAACCGGCTTCAACAAAAAAAGTTGAGTTTAAGGTAAAAACTCCTGTTGCAACGGCTTCTGTTCGAGGAACATCAGGCGAAATCAGCTCCGACGGTCTTTTAATAGGAACTAGCGGATCATGGTACTATGCAAACAGTGACGGCCTTGAAACAAGGGTTCAGATAGGCGACTCCGTTATCATAAGCGATACAGGTATGGTAACTCCTGCCCAAAACATTAAGGCAAATGATGTTTTACCTCAATCTGTACAAACTCTTGCCGAAGCAGAGGCTAATTCACCTACAATGACACCTCAGAGCTTGACCATGGAGGATGCAGTAGATATTGCATCATCAGTAACAACAGTCAGCATTAATATCGGCTGGGAAGACTAAACTTATACCGCCCTTTGAAGCATTTTCAATAAAGGCTTCGAAGGGCGTTTTTTTTTCTGCCGGGATTTGACCTTTAAATCTTATCTTTTCTTCATAAGCCAATTCTAAATGTTCAACAGAAAACTCATCAAGATGCCGCTTTAAATTTTCCCATTCGGAATAGGAACACTCAAAAAGAAAAGTTTCTTTTTTGATAAGCTCTTCGGTTTGGGCTTCATTCAAGACAAGTTTTGCAGAATCCGAATAAGCCTTTACCAAACCGCCCGTACCCAAAAGAGTACCTCCGAACCGGCGTGTGACCGTAAGCATGATATTTGTGATTCCTGAACCCTTGAGTACTGCAAGGGCCGGTCTTCCGGCTGTCCCCGAAGGTTCTCCGTCATCCGAGCAGCCCAAGACCTCTCCGTTTTCGCCTGTAACAAAGGCATGAACAACATGACGGGCATCTTCATACTTTTCTTTTTGGATTTTTAAAAGCTCTCTGGCTTCAGATGCCGAATTTATAGGAAAAATTTCGGCTAAAAATCTTGAATTTTTTACGTTGAGCTCACTTGAAGCATACTGTATTAAAATTTTCATTTTAAAAGATTCTCCCTCTTTTTTAATTTCCTGTCGGAATAAAACATAGAAATTATGCCGGCCGTAAAGGGAAGCAAAGCAAATGCCAAACTATCAAAAAAAGTATCCGCCGTCATAAGAGGAAAAAGTGCAAAAATTTGAATAATAAAAAATATAAAATCATAAAAGCCATTCAATAAATAAGAAAAAATAAAGCCTGTAAAAGGAAATAAAATAGAAATAAAAATTGCCGCAAGACCTAAAATTAAAAAGGCCGATATAAGAGGACTCACAACTATAGAAGCAATGATACCAATCGGAGCCAAGACCCCTATTTTGCTTATTACGATAGGAGCTGTAAAGGTCTGCGCACCTATCGAAGCCGAAAAACTCCCCAATATTTTAGGAGGTATTTTTCCGTTTAAGATATCATATACGGCGCTTCCAAAGATTAGTATACCGGCCAAGGCACCGTAAGAAAGCATAAAACCTAGACTGAGAGCCTCATCAGGTTTTACGGCAATATGAAAAATGAGCATTGTACATAAAATGGAAATCATGGGAGGCTGCAGCCCCAAAGATTTTCCTAAAATAATTAAAATCATCATACCGAGGGCACGGTTAAGAGATGGAGCAGCCCCTGCAAACCAAACAAATAAAATAATGGAAACTAAAGAAAACTTTATTGCGAGGCTTTTTTTTCCGAATATAGACCCCATCTGCAGGGCAGTTAAGCTTACCAAGGAAACATGCATTCCGGAAAGGGCTAAAACATGGGCAAGCCCTGCATTTTTAAAAGCTTCCGAAACCGGAAGAATCAAAAAGTCTCTATTTGCAGAAAGAAGGGCTAAAAGTAAGGCTCCGGCACTTCCCCACCCTGACAATAAACGCATAAGGTAAAAACGCAAAAAAGCTCTTAATTTTAAAACAGCCGATCTCCAGCCTAAAAATTCCGGCACGGACTTATCGCCAAAAAAGGCTAAGGGGCTCAAGCCGTTTTTCTTTGCACCGAAACGTCCCGCAGTTTCAAATATTACGCCCTTAGAAAAATTGGTTAAAGCTTCTTTTCTTGAACCGGCCTTGTAGGACGAAATTCCGTAAGCATTATTTTGTAATACCAGCTCCGAAGGAAAAAATATTTTTATATTTCCCCTTGCAGAAAATTTAGCCCCATTCTTATATGAAAAAGATATCAGTCTGGCACTTGCAGCATAGTATTTTTCACCTGCAGGATAGGCTTCTCCTGTAAGCTCTGCCCGGATGCTTTCAACCTTACTTAATTCGGCAAGGGAAAAAGGCTCTGCAGATAGAAAAAAGAGACGCAATACGGCAAGACTTCCTATGAAAAGCCCCGCAAATATAAAACAAGACTTCTTTTTTCTAAATATAAAACCGATTATAAAACTTAAAATAAAAATAAAGCTTATTAAAAATTTATTAAAATAATTTTCTACTGCACAAAAAAAATAAAAAGATAGTATTGCTGCACAAGCAGACAGCACAACCGGTTTTAATACAAAAAAATTACAAGAGATCCTTAATTTTTTTTCATTTACCACTTTAACTCCTCTATGGCATTTCGAGAAGCTTGTTTAACCGTTTCAGAATAATTTAAATACTCAACATACAATAGATAGTCAAATGCGGTTTTGTCCCCAAGCTTTCTCAAAGCCGTAATTACACTGAGCATCAGGGGCTCACTGTATTGCTTTGTTTTTTCGGTTTCCGAATTTAACACACCTAAAAATATCGACAAATTTTGCGAACATTCGATTGTACCCAAATTTCCCATACAATCAATTATCTTCATAAGTAATTCATCGCCCCTTGAACTTGTTTTGCGCAATCCCTGAGCATAGTAAAAAAATTTGTTTACCTGAGAAGATGCCTTACTCCACTTTAACGCAGATAAAACAGGTAAAGCCGCCTCAATCAAATTTTCAGAGCTCTCAAGATCTGCACCCTTTAGATTTTTAAGCCCGTAGTCAATTACAAGCTCACTAATCCTTCCAAGTTCAGGGCCTTCAATACGCTTATTTTCTTTTGCCAATAAATACAGTGTCCATATATATTGTATGTTTTTTTGCATTGTTTTAGCCAAAATTTCATCAAAATAATTAAAAGAAATATTATTTAATGCGGTTTTTACGGTATTTTTTAAACTATCGTTTACAGGATAAAATAAGGTCTTAACTAAGATATCAAAGGATGAAGGATCGGCAAATTTCCCTAGAGCCTCGGCATAAACCGTCAAAAGATTCACATTAAAAGCCTTGCCCGAAATTAAATCGGATAAGCCTGCATCATAAAGAGAATTAAGATAATCCGTAAAGGCTGAATCTTTTTGAACCAACTTACTGAGGCTTTTTAGACAGGCTATTTGAAAGTCTTCATTTTCAACCGTAGAAAATAAATAGCGTATATTTCCTGAGGACTTTACCTCATTTAACTCTCCAAGCTTGGTTACCGCAATTATACCGATATTTAATAATCTGTCATCATT
It encodes:
- a CDS encoding FecR domain-containing protein; the encoded protein is MKKIFIVISLLCLTFSLMAMDGEVVAVKGKAEIKKGGKWIPAKTGNKIESGSMISTGFKSELTLKIDGSVITVRPMTRLTIEEIAKKNEAVSSEVYLNVGSVKADVKPASTKKVEFKVKTPVATASVRGTSGEISSDGLLIGTSGSWYYANSDGLETRVQIGDSVIISDTGMVTPAQNIKANDVLPQSVQTLAEAEANSPTMTPQSLTMEDAVDIASSVTTVSINIGWED
- a CDS encoding YigZ family protein, which encodes MKILIQYASSELNVKNSRFLAEIFPINSASEARELLKIQKEKYEDARHVVHAFVTGENGEVLGCSDDGEPSGTAGRPALAVLKGSGITNIMLTVTRRFGGTLLGTGGLVKAYSDSAKLVLNEAQTEELIKKETFLFECSYSEWENLKRHLDEFSVEHLELAYEEKIRFKGQIPAEKKTPFEAFIENASKGGISLVFPADINADCCY
- a CDS encoding ComEC/Rec2 family competence protein: MVNEKKLRISCNFFVLKPVVLSACAAILSFYFFCAVENYFNKFLISFIFILSFIIGFIFRKKKSCFIFAGLFIGSLAVLRLFFLSAEPFSLAELSKVESIRAELTGEAYPAGEKYYAASARLISFSYKNGAKFSARGNIKIFFPSELVLQNNAYGISSYKAGSRKEALTNFSKGVIFETAGRFGAKKNGLSPLAFFGDKSVPEFLGWRSAVLKLRAFLRFYLMRLLSGWGSAGALLLALLSANRDFLILPVSEAFKNAGLAHVLALSGMHVSLVSLTALQMGSIFGKKSLAIKFSLVSIILFVWFAGAAPSLNRALGMMILIILGKSLGLQPPMISILCTMLIFHIAVKPDEALSLGFMLSYGALAGILIFGSAVYDILNGKIPPKILGSFSASIGAQTFTAPIVISKIGVLAPIGIIASIVVSPLISAFLILGLAAIFISILFPFTGFIFSYLLNGFYDFIFFIIQIFALFPLMTADTFFDSLAFALLPFTAGIISMFYSDRKLKKRENLLK